One segment of Streptomyces sp. NBC_01463 DNA contains the following:
- a CDS encoding aromatic ring-hydroxylating dioxygenase subunit alpha produces the protein MTTDTTTADPGTPTRPSEVARPGRRTADKLFATGIRNQWYAVCPSGFVPAGGMKRLTLLGEEWVLFRRADGTLHMLEDRCPHRGARLSLGKHLGDRIACWYHGVQVDGTGTVAAVPGLPGCNLEGKQLVAAPHVIETGGGILAYFGDEEHPEPAPLVLPEPLTDPGTSAFLCYAEWNVNWRYAVENLLDPMHGSFLHRDSHSMAEGQTTARFRIRETERGFFFEKTDQTGVNFDWVELCRTGVDWVDLTIPYPPTAGPGGPFGIVGMATPIDENRCAVFFWRYRKVTDWQRDTWRFLYKTLLEDRHWEVLEQDRIMLEDLRTDADQAENLYQHDLGVVRVRRMYRTEAEAQATKA, from the coding sequence ATGACCACCGACACCACCACCGCGGACCCGGGCACCCCCACCCGCCCCTCCGAGGTCGCCCGCCCCGGCCGGCGCACCGCCGACAAGCTCTTCGCCACCGGCATCCGCAACCAGTGGTACGCCGTCTGCCCCTCCGGCTTCGTCCCCGCGGGCGGCATGAAGCGCCTCACCCTCCTCGGCGAGGAATGGGTCCTCTTCCGCCGTGCCGACGGCACCCTCCACATGCTGGAGGACCGCTGCCCCCACCGCGGCGCCCGCCTCTCCCTCGGCAAGCACCTCGGCGACCGCATCGCCTGCTGGTACCACGGCGTCCAGGTCGACGGCACCGGCACCGTCGCCGCCGTCCCCGGCCTGCCCGGCTGCAACCTCGAAGGCAAGCAGCTCGTCGCCGCCCCGCACGTCATCGAGACCGGCGGCGGCATCCTCGCCTACTTCGGCGACGAGGAGCACCCCGAACCGGCACCGCTCGTACTTCCCGAACCCCTCACCGACCCCGGCACCTCCGCGTTCCTCTGCTACGCCGAGTGGAACGTCAACTGGCGCTACGCGGTGGAGAACCTCCTCGACCCCATGCACGGATCGTTTCTCCACCGCGACTCGCACAGCATGGCCGAGGGCCAGACCACCGCACGCTTCCGCATCCGGGAGACCGAGCGCGGCTTCTTCTTCGAGAAGACCGACCAGACCGGCGTCAACTTCGACTGGGTCGAACTCTGCCGCACCGGCGTCGACTGGGTCGACCTCACCATCCCGTACCCGCCGACCGCCGGCCCCGGCGGACCCTTCGGCATCGTCGGCATGGCCACGCCCATCGACGAGAACCGCTGCGCCGTCTTCTTCTGGCGCTACCGCAAGGTCACGGACTGGCAGCGCGACACCTGGCGCTTCCTCTACAAGACGCTCCTGGAGGACCGCCACTGGGAGGTCCTCGAACAGGACCGCATCATGCTGGAGGACCTGCGCACGGACGCCGACCAGGCGGAGAACCTCTACCAGCACGACCTGGGCGTGGTCCGCGTCCGCCGCATGTACCGCACGGAGGCGGAAGCACAGGCAACGAAGGCCTGA
- a CDS encoding MarR family transcriptional regulator: MAKNQASAGSAASAGPAGSAPREDAVASIVADWRRERPELDTAPLEVFGRLHRAFLRYSAAISRPVERKGLSMAGFDVLTALRRAGAPFRRTAGELADSGLISSAGVTLRIDRLEKDGLIRRERDPEDRRVVHSRLTDEGLSVIDELFSEHLDNERRMLAGLTAAECGQLAGLLEKLERSVLAAESGA, encoded by the coding sequence ATGGCGAAGAACCAGGCGTCCGCGGGGTCCGCGGCATCTGCGGGGCCGGCCGGGTCCGCGCCGCGGGAGGACGCGGTGGCGTCGATCGTGGCGGACTGGCGGCGGGAGCGGCCCGAGCTGGACACGGCTCCGCTGGAGGTGTTCGGCCGGCTGCACCGGGCGTTCCTGCGGTACAGCGCGGCGATCTCGCGGCCGGTGGAGCGCAAGGGGCTGTCGATGGCCGGGTTCGATGTGCTGACGGCGCTGCGCAGGGCGGGGGCGCCGTTCCGGCGTACGGCGGGTGAGCTGGCCGATTCCGGGCTGATCAGCTCGGCGGGGGTCACGTTGCGGATCGACCGTCTGGAGAAGGACGGGCTGATCCGGCGGGAGCGGGATCCGGAGGACCGCCGGGTGGTGCACTCGCGGCTGACGGACGAGGGGCTGTCGGTGATCGACGAACTGTTCTCGGAGCATCTGGACAACGAGCGGCGGATGCTGGCGGGGCTGACCGCGGCGGAGTGCGGGCAGTTGGCGGGGTTGCTGGAGAAGCTTGAGCGGTCTGTGCTGGCTGCGGAGTCGGGGGCGTAG